The following are encoded together in the Labeo rohita strain BAU-BD-2019 chromosome 17, IGBB_LRoh.1.0, whole genome shotgun sequence genome:
- the LOC127179917 gene encoding synaptosomal-associated protein 23-like — protein MADMSVEEMTIKANHITDESLESTRRMAQMTQESLDVGAKTLIMLDEQGEKLRKVDQEVELIKQDMKQARKNLNELSKCCGLCLFPFNRLKSTKRKKQVREPKDSKQNVVSSQLTAVRNGQTVSAGSVAPTGPYFKRIINDDREDEMEENLDEVSNHLTTLKSMALDFHDKIEKQNQKIGDIADKVSAVTTEVAATEKQARKHQ, from the exons ATGGCAGACATGTCAGTGGAGGAGATGACAATCAAAGCCAACCATATAACAGATGAG TCGCTTGAAAGCACTAGACGAATGGCACAAATGACACAGGAG AGTTTGGACGTTGGGGCCAAAACTTTGATTATGCTAGATGAGCAGGGAG AAAAACTAAGAAAAGTGGATCAGGAAGTGGAGCTGATCAAGCAGGACATGAAACAGGCCcgaaaaaatctgaatgaacTGTCGAAATGCTGCGGCCTGTGTTTGTTCCCATTTAACAG ACTGAAGTCTACcaagagaaaaaaacaggtCAGGGAACCAAAGGACAGCAAGCAGAATGTGGTATCCAGCCAACTGACTGCCGTTCGCAATGGGCAGACTGTTTCTGCTGGGTCAGTGGCCCCCACTGGCCCTTACTTTAAGAG AATAATAAATGATGATCGAGAAGATGAGATGGAAGAGAATCTGGATGAGGTGAGCAACCACCTTACGACTTTAAAGAGCATGGCACTGGACTTCCATGACAagattgaaaaacaaaaccaaaaaattggCGACATCGCTGATAAG gtTTCAGCAGTCACAACTGAAGTTGCTGCTACGGAAAAACAAGCCAGAAAACATcaataa